One window of the Populus nigra chromosome 4, ddPopNigr1.1, whole genome shotgun sequence genome contains the following:
- the LOC133693016 gene encoding subtilisin-like protease SBT3: protein MATRDSVSLYKLWISVITILPFTQTLSQPENYIVHMDLSVMPKAFSGQYHWYLSTLASIFDVSDNSTTRATSATLTASSKLLYSYTHVINGFSASLTPSELELLKNSPGYISSIKDLPVKQDTTHSSKFLGLTPQSLAWKVSNYGEGIIIGLVDSGVWPESQSYNDHGMPEIPERWKGECESGTQFNSSLCNKKLIGARFFNKGLIAMYPNITISMNSTRDTDGHGTHTSSTAAGNYVEGASYFGYAPGTANGVAPRAHVAMYKVFFDEGASTTDIIAAIDQAISDGVDVLSLSFGLDGIPLNEDPIALATFAAVEKNVFVSTSAGNEGPFYETLHNGIPWVLTVAAGTIDREFNAVLTLCNGISITGSSLYLGTPYFYEVPLVFMDGCHKVSELINIGPKIVVCQGGNDGSDLSDQVENVSKANVTAGVFITNFTDTEEFIQNQFPTVLLNQKDGKTIIDYIKNSNKPQASVEFRKTNLGIKSAPSVTGYSSRGPSTSCPLVMKPDIMTPGALILASWPPNVVVALNNSQPLFSNFNILSGTSMACPHAAGVAALLRKAHPDWSPAAIRSAMMTTADIMDHNMKPINDIGFGNKTQLASPLAMGAGQVNPNKALDPGLIYDVNSNDYVRLLCALKFTEKQIQAITRSSSTNCSNPSTDLNYPSFIAYFNAKDSPSNLTTVREFQRTVTNVGAEMSTYTVNVTPMIGLKVSVIPDKLEFRAKYEKLSYKLIIEGPALLDETVTFGYLSWVDVGGKHIVRSPIVSTSLSPQLS from the coding sequence ATGGCGACTCGTGACAGTGTTTCCTTGTATAAGTTGTGGATTTCAGTTATCACTATCCTCCCTTTCACTCAAACATTATCACAACCCGAAAATTATATTGTTCACATGGATTTATCGGTGATGCCCAAAGCCTTTTCAGGCCAGTATCATTGGTACTTGTCCACTCTTGCTTCTATATTTGATGTCTCTGATAATAGCACCACTAGGGCTACTTCTGCCACTCTGACTGCCTCTTCTAAACTGCTTTACAGTTATACTCATGTTATCAATGGTTTCAGTGCCAGTCTCACTCCTTCAGAACTTgagcttttaaaaaattctccAGGCTACATTTCTTCCATCAAAGACTTACCTGTTAAGCAGGACACAACTCATTCATCCAAATTTCTTGGCCTTACACCTCAGTCCCTTGCCTGGAAGGTGTCAAATTATGGTGAAGGTATCATTATTGGGTTGGTGGACTCTGGTGTTTGGCCAGAAAGCCAGAGTTACAACGACCATGGAATGCCTGAGATTCCAGAAAGATGGAAAGGAGAATGTGAAAGTGGCACTCAATTCAACTCCTCATTGTGCAACAAAAAGCTCATCGGAGCAAGATTTTTCAACAAAGGCCTAATTGCAATGTATCCTAACATCACTATATCTATGAATTCGACGCGTGATACGGATGGGCATGGGACACACACATCTAGCACCGCTGCTGGAAATTACGTGGAAGGTGCATCATACTTTGGCTATGCCCCTGGAACTGCTAATGGAGTAGCTCCTCGGGCGCATGTAGCCATGTACAAGGTTTTCTTTGACGAAGGTGCTTCTACAACTGATATAATTGCTGCAATCGACCAAGCGATTAGCGATGGTGTAGATGTATTATCTTTATCATTTGGCTTGGATGGGATTCCTTTGAATGAAGACCCCATTGCCTTGGCAACATTTGCAGCCGTAGAGAAGAATGTATTTGTGTCCACTTCTGCTGGAAACGAAGGGCCTTTCTACGAAACTCTACATAATGGCATACCATGGGTGTTAACAGTAGCTGCTGGTACTATAGACCGTGAATTTAACGCAGTTTTGACACTTTGCAATGGAATTTCAATCACAGGTTCATCTCTCTATTTGGGgactccatatttttatgaagtgCCTCTTGTTTTTATGGACGGGTGTCACAAAGTGAGCGAATTGATCAACATTGGACCGAAGATTGTGGTTTGTCAAGGTGGGAACGATGGTAGTGACTTAAGCGACCAAGTTGAAAATGTCAGCAAAGCAAACGTTACAGCTGGTGTTTTCATAACAAATTTTACAGATACTGAAGAATTCATCCAGAATCAATTTCCAACTGTTCTTCTGAATCAGAAAGATGGGAAAACCATAATAGATTACATCAAGAACAGCAACAAGCCACAAGCAAGCGTAGAATTTCGAAAAACAAATCTGGGGATTAAATCAGCTCCAAGTGTTACTGGTTACAGTTCTAGAGGGCCATCGACGAGCTGTCCATTGGTAATGAAGCCTGACATTATGACTCCAGGCGCACTAATATTAGCTTCATGGCCTCCAAATGTTGTCGTGGCTCTGAACAATTCACAACCTTTGTTcagtaattttaatatactatcaGGGACATCTATGGCTTGCCCGCATGCAGCAGGAGTGGCTGCACTCTTGAGGAAGGCACATCCTGATTGGAGTCCAGCTGCTATACGGTCAGCCATGATGACAACTGCTGATATAATGGATCATAACATGAAACCTATCAACGACATCGGTTTTGGTAACAAGACACAACTAGCCAGTCCTCTTGCCATGGGAGCTGGACAAGTTAATCCCAACAAAGCTCTAGATCCTGGTCTCATTTATGATGTTAATTCAAATGATTATGTGAGGCTACTCTGTGCTTTAAAATTCAcagaaaaacaaatccaagcTATCACAAGGTCATCTTCCACAAATTGTTCCAACCCATCCACCGACCTTAACTACCCTTCTTTTATCGCCTATTTCAATGCAAAAGATTCGCCATCAAATTTGACCACCGTGCGAGAATTTCAAAGGACAGTGACCAATGTTGGAGCGGAAATGTCTACTTACACCGTAAATGTGACGCCCATGATTGGTTTAAAGGTAAGTGTCATTCCAGACAAGTTGGAGTTCAGGGCCAAGTATGAGAAATTAAGCTACAAACTGATCATTGAAGGTCCAGCACTCTTGGATGAGACTGTAACTTTCGGCTATCTTAGTTGGGTTGATGTGGGGGGTAAACATATTGTCAGGAGTCCCATAGTGTCAACAAGTTTGAGTCCACAATTGTCTTAG
- the LOC133691362 gene encoding transcription factor SPATULA-like isoform X2 translates to MADLYGPARSPATDPEEISTFLQQFLGNNSSSSSSKFIHHALSTPVETGSAAVELLDCHLFGRSETECGAGAGNSGVNLSDPGGYYVKGGVDNAVSSGISKRREASVEDDLGDFSCDSEGAEVAEVQANAVRPRSSSKRSRAAEVHNLSEKRRRSRINEKMKALQNLIPNSNKTDKASMLDEAIEYLKQLQLQVQMLTMRNGLSLHPMCLPGALQPMQPPLSGMSFDEGNGLLTTNTLTGIFSANEESSVQTALNLPSQCTVSNQPIAIPSGTNITSSETNFGFEPLIHVNHAPFNLCTSSKEICREGTPQAQIEMNQTVKTSPSGLQSQQGTWALPS, encoded by the exons atggcGGATCTGTACGGACCGGCACGGTCACCGGCCACTGATCCAGAAGAGATCTCTACTTTCCTCCAACAGTTCCTCGGCAACaactcttcttcctcctcttctaaATTCATCCATCACGCTCTCTCTACGCCGGTGGAGACTGGCTCCGCCGCCGTGGAATTGTTGGATTGCCACCTGTTTGGACGGTCGGAGACGGAGTGCGGAGCCGGTGCTGGAAACTCCGGTGTCAATCTCTCTGATCCCGGTGGTTATTATGTTAAAGGAGGCGTGGATAATGCGGTCTCTTCAGGTATTTCAAAGAGAAGGGAAGCCTCCGTGGAGGATGATCTAGGTGATTTTAGCTGCGATAGCGAG GGGGCGGAGGTGGCTGAGGTGCAAGCTAATGCAGTGCGGCCGCGAAGTTCATCGAAGAGGAGTAGAGCTGCGGAGGTTCATAATTTATCTGAAAAG AGGAGGAGGAGTAGGATCAATGAGAAAATGAAAGCCTTACAGAATTTAATTCCTAATTCTAATAAG acGGATAAGGCTTCGATGCTGGATGAGGCCATTGAATACTTGAAGCAGCTTCAGCTTCAAGTGCAG ATGTTAACAATGAGAAATGGATTGAGTTTGCACCCGATGTGCTTACCAGGAGCACTACAGCCAATGCAGCCGCCCTTGTCAGGAATGAGCTTTGATGAAGGAAATGGGTTGTTAACTACAAACACATTAACAGGCATATTTTCTGCAAATGAAGAAAGCTCGGTGCAAACTGCTCTTAATCTTCCAAGCCAGTGCACGGTCTCAAATCAACCAATTGCTATTCCTTCAGGGACAAACATTACCTCATCAGAAACTAACTTTGGTTTTGAACCACTGATCCATGTCAACCATGCACCCTTCAATCTATGCACATCTTCAAAG GAAATATGCAGGGAAGGAACACCACAGGCACAAATAGAGATGAATCAAACTGTGAAGACATCTCCATCCG GACTGCAGAGTCAGCAGGGAACCTGGGCGCTCCCGTCGTGA
- the LOC133692773 gene encoding uncharacterized protein LOC133692773, which translates to MHAKTDSEVTSLAPSSPTRSPRRPVYYVQSPSRDSHDGEKTTTSFHSTPVLSPMGSPPHSHSSVGRHSRESSSSRFSGSLKPGSRKISPNDASRGGQGKGQKQWKECDVIEEEGLLEDEERRKGLPRRCYFLAFVLGFFILFSLFSLILWAASKPQKPKITMKSITFEQFRIQAGSDSTGVATDMISVNSTVKMTYRNKGTFFGVRVTSTPLDLSYSEITIASGNIKKFYQSRKSQRPVAISVISNKIPLYGSGAGLSSSTGTTTLPVPLKMNFVVRSRAYVLGKLVKTKFNRKIECDFTFDPKKLNVPISLKEACTYD; encoded by the exons ATGCACGCCAAGACAGACTCAGAGGTCACTAGTCTAGCACCATCATCCCCCACAAGATCTCCTCGCCGGCCAGTCTACTACGTGCAGAGCCCATCACGTGACTCTCACGATGGAGAGAAAACCACGACGTCGTTTCACTCCACTCCTGTACTCAGCCCCATGGGGTCCCCACCTCACTCTCACTCCTCTGTTGGCCGCCACTCGCGCGAGTCCTCCTCAAGCCGGTTTTCCGGGTCGCTGAAACCTGGATCGCGCAAGATCTCACCAAATGATGCGTCTAGAGGGGGTCAAGGAAAGGGACAGAAGCAGTGGAAAGAGTGTGATGTTATTGAAGAAGAAGGACTTCTTGAAGATGAAGAGCGTCGAAAGGGTCTCCCTCGTAGATGctattttcttgcttttgttcttggtttctttatcttattctctctcttttctttaattctttggGCTGCTAGTAAGCCACAAAAACCCAAGATTACAATGAAg aGTATTACATTTGAGCAATTTAGGATCCAAGCCGGGTCTGATTCAACGGGAGTGGCAACTGATATGATCTCGGTGAACTCTACAGTGAAAATGACCTATCGTAACAAAGGAACATTTTTCGGCGTCCGTGTAACATCAACACCTCTTGATCTTTCCTACTCTGAAATCACTATTGCATCAGGAAAT ATCAAGAAGTTTTACCAATCAAGGAAGAGCCAGAGACCCGTGGCAATATCTGTCATCAGCAACAAAATACCATTGTACGGAAGTGGAGCTGGGCTGAGCAGTTCAACAGGGACAACCACATTACCAGTGCCTCTAAAAATGAACTTCGTCGTTAGATCAAGAGCTTATGTTTTGGGAAAGCtggttaaaacaaaatttaacagGAAAATTGAGTGTGATTTTACATTTGATCCAAAGAAGCTCAACGTCCCAATTTCTCTCAAGGAGGCTTGCACATATGATTGA
- the LOC133691362 gene encoding transcription factor SPATULA-like isoform X3 yields the protein MADLYGPARSPATDPEEISTFLQQFLGNNSSSSSSKFIHHALSTPVETGSAAVELLDCHLFGRSETECGAGAGNSGVNLSDPGGYYVKGGVDNAVSSGISKRREASVEDDLGDFSCDSEKGAEVAEVQANAVRPRSSSKRSRAAEVHNLSEKRRRSRINEKMKALQNLIPNSNKTDKASMLDEAIEYLKQLQLQVQMLTMRNGLSLHPMCLPGALQPMQPPLSGMSFDEGNGLLTTNTLTGIFSANEESSVQTALNLPSQCTVSNQPIAIPSGTNITSSETNFGFEPLIHVNHAPFNLCTSSKEICREGTPQAQIEMNQTVKTSPSGVS from the exons atggcGGATCTGTACGGACCGGCACGGTCACCGGCCACTGATCCAGAAGAGATCTCTACTTTCCTCCAACAGTTCCTCGGCAACaactcttcttcctcctcttctaaATTCATCCATCACGCTCTCTCTACGCCGGTGGAGACTGGCTCCGCCGCCGTGGAATTGTTGGATTGCCACCTGTTTGGACGGTCGGAGACGGAGTGCGGAGCCGGTGCTGGAAACTCCGGTGTCAATCTCTCTGATCCCGGTGGTTATTATGTTAAAGGAGGCGTGGATAATGCGGTCTCTTCAGGTATTTCAAAGAGAAGGGAAGCCTCCGTGGAGGATGATCTAGGTGATTTTAGCTGCGATAGCGAG AAGGGGGCGGAGGTGGCTGAGGTGCAAGCTAATGCAGTGCGGCCGCGAAGTTCATCGAAGAGGAGTAGAGCTGCGGAGGTTCATAATTTATCTGAAAAG AGGAGGAGGAGTAGGATCAATGAGAAAATGAAAGCCTTACAGAATTTAATTCCTAATTCTAATAAG acGGATAAGGCTTCGATGCTGGATGAGGCCATTGAATACTTGAAGCAGCTTCAGCTTCAAGTGCAG ATGTTAACAATGAGAAATGGATTGAGTTTGCACCCGATGTGCTTACCAGGAGCACTACAGCCAATGCAGCCGCCCTTGTCAGGAATGAGCTTTGATGAAGGAAATGGGTTGTTAACTACAAACACATTAACAGGCATATTTTCTGCAAATGAAGAAAGCTCGGTGCAAACTGCTCTTAATCTTCCAAGCCAGTGCACGGTCTCAAATCAACCAATTGCTATTCCTTCAGGGACAAACATTACCTCATCAGAAACTAACTTTGGTTTTGAACCACTGATCCATGTCAACCATGCACCCTTCAATCTATGCACATCTTCAAAG GAAATATGCAGGGAAGGAACACCACAGGCACAAATAGAGATGAATCAAACTGTGAAGACATCTCCATCCGGTGTGTCTTAG
- the LOC133691028 gene encoding probable BOI-related E3 ubiquitin-protein ligase 2 yields MALPQHQFQQHHQPQQQPKNLRNVYAIDGQISPAVAYLNPSNLQDQSQHPPYVPPFHVVGFAPGPVNDGSDGGFELQWNYRLEPKRERLKEQDFLENHSQISSVDFLQPQSVSTGLGLSLDNAHVSSSGDSALLSLIGDDIDSELQQQHVEVDKFLKIQGDRLRQTILEKFQADQLQSISLVEEKVLQKLHEKEAEVESINKKNMELEERMEQLSMEAGAWQQRARYNENMINALKFNIQQVHAQSRDSREGCGDSEVDDTASCYNDRAINFHLLCKDNNDMKELMICKVCRVNEVCMLLLPCKHLCLCKDCESKISFCPLCQSSKFIGMKVYM; encoded by the exons ATGGCTCTTCCCCAGCACCAGTTTCAACAACACCACCAACCTCAGCAGCAGCCTAAAAATTTGAG AAATGTATACGCAATCGACGGCCAGATTTCTCCGGCAGTGGCGTATTTGAATCCTTCTAATTTGCAAGATCAATCTCAGCATCCTCCCTATGTTCCACCTT TTCATGTGGTGGGGTTTGCTCCCGGTCCTGTCAATGATGGTAGTGATGGGGGATTTGAATTGCAATGGAATTATAGACTGGAACccaagagagagagattgaaggAGCAAGATTTTTTGGAGAATCATTCCCAGATTTCATCCGTTGATTTCCTACAACCGCAATCAGTTTCAACTGGGTTAGGGTTGTCTCTTGACAATGCTCATGTTTCGTCTTCCGGTGACTCGGCTTTGTTATCGCTTATtggtgatgatattgatagTGAATTACAGCAGCAGCATGTAGAGGTTGATAAATTCCTTAAAATTCAG GGTGATCGACTACGGCAAACTATCCTAGAGAAGTTCCAAGCTGACCAACTTCAAAGTATCTCCCTTGTTGAAGAGAAGGTTCTTCAAAAGCTTCATGAGAAAGAAGCAGAGGTGGAGAGCATTAATAAGAAGAACATGGAACTTGAGGAACGAATGGAACAGTTGTCTATGGAAGCAGGTGCATGGCAGCAACGGGCCAGATACAATGAAAACATGATAAATGCCCTTAAGTTTAATATTCAGCAAGTCCATGCTCAAAGTAGAGATAGTAGAGAAGGGTGTGGTGACAGTGAGGTGGATGATACAGCTTCATGCTACAATGACCGTGCTATCAATTTTCACCTGCTTTGCAAGGATAATAATGACATGAAGGAGCTGATGATTTGTAAGGTTTGCAGAGTGAATGAAGTTTGCATGCTTTTGTTACCTTGTAAGCATCTCTGCCTCTGTAAGGATTGTGAAAGTAAGATTAGTTTTTGTCCCCTGTGTCAGTCCTCCAAGTTTATTGGCATGAAAGTCTATATGTAA
- the LOC133691362 gene encoding transcription factor SPATULA-like isoform X1, translating to MADLYGPARSPATDPEEISTFLQQFLGNNSSSSSSKFIHHALSTPVETGSAAVELLDCHLFGRSETECGAGAGNSGVNLSDPGGYYVKGGVDNAVSSGISKRREASVEDDLGDFSCDSEKGAEVAEVQANAVRPRSSSKRSRAAEVHNLSEKRRRSRINEKMKALQNLIPNSNKTDKASMLDEAIEYLKQLQLQVQMLTMRNGLSLHPMCLPGALQPMQPPLSGMSFDEGNGLLTTNTLTGIFSANEESSVQTALNLPSQCTVSNQPIAIPSGTNITSSETNFGFEPLIHVNHAPFNLCTSSKEICREGTPQAQIEMNQTVKTSPSGLQSQQGTWALPS from the exons atggcGGATCTGTACGGACCGGCACGGTCACCGGCCACTGATCCAGAAGAGATCTCTACTTTCCTCCAACAGTTCCTCGGCAACaactcttcttcctcctcttctaaATTCATCCATCACGCTCTCTCTACGCCGGTGGAGACTGGCTCCGCCGCCGTGGAATTGTTGGATTGCCACCTGTTTGGACGGTCGGAGACGGAGTGCGGAGCCGGTGCTGGAAACTCCGGTGTCAATCTCTCTGATCCCGGTGGTTATTATGTTAAAGGAGGCGTGGATAATGCGGTCTCTTCAGGTATTTCAAAGAGAAGGGAAGCCTCCGTGGAGGATGATCTAGGTGATTTTAGCTGCGATAGCGAG AAGGGGGCGGAGGTGGCTGAGGTGCAAGCTAATGCAGTGCGGCCGCGAAGTTCATCGAAGAGGAGTAGAGCTGCGGAGGTTCATAATTTATCTGAAAAG AGGAGGAGGAGTAGGATCAATGAGAAAATGAAAGCCTTACAGAATTTAATTCCTAATTCTAATAAG acGGATAAGGCTTCGATGCTGGATGAGGCCATTGAATACTTGAAGCAGCTTCAGCTTCAAGTGCAG ATGTTAACAATGAGAAATGGATTGAGTTTGCACCCGATGTGCTTACCAGGAGCACTACAGCCAATGCAGCCGCCCTTGTCAGGAATGAGCTTTGATGAAGGAAATGGGTTGTTAACTACAAACACATTAACAGGCATATTTTCTGCAAATGAAGAAAGCTCGGTGCAAACTGCTCTTAATCTTCCAAGCCAGTGCACGGTCTCAAATCAACCAATTGCTATTCCTTCAGGGACAAACATTACCTCATCAGAAACTAACTTTGGTTTTGAACCACTGATCCATGTCAACCATGCACCCTTCAATCTATGCACATCTTCAAAG GAAATATGCAGGGAAGGAACACCACAGGCACAAATAGAGATGAATCAAACTGTGAAGACATCTCCATCCG GACTGCAGAGTCAGCAGGGAACCTGGGCGCTCCCGTCGTGA